A window of Nitrospinaceae bacterium genomic DNA:
TGCCTTCTAATTTCACCGGCATTTTGGCCAAGCGCTTAAACTCAAAATCTTCTCTATTCGTCAAAGAGGGGCAAAAGGGAGACACTCTGCGGCCCGGACAAGCCTGGCTTGCCGCCGGGGGCATGCACATGGTGGTGCAGCCGGGTAAAAACAAAATACAAATCAATACGCATATGGGCCCTCCAGAGAATTCCTGCCGACCCGCCGTGGATGTGCTTTTAAGATCGGTAGCCGACTGTTACGGAAGCCATGCCCTGGCCGTCATTTTGACAGGAATGGGACAGGATGGATTGAGAGGGTGCGAGAGTATTCAGGAGTTTGGAGGAACTATTTATGCTCAAGACGAAGAATCCAGTGTGGTTTGGGGAATGCCCGGGGCTCTTTCGCAAGCCGGGTTAGCAGACAAGGTATTGTCACTCGATGCAATGGCGGCTGAAATAACAAGAAGAGTCTGGCAGGGACGGGTGAAACCCTCCTCGACCCACACTTCTTGGAATCAGCGCTCACTCGCTACTTAAACGGTTGGTTTTAGACAAGGGTTTGAAAATGGGAATTAGCACCAACGATTTTCAATATATCAGTAAAATGGTTCAAGAGCTGTCGGCGATTGTGCTCGAACCAGGTAAAGAATACCTGGTCGAATCGCGCCTTCAGCCTTTAGCCCAAAAGGAAGGGCTTGCGACCATAGAGGATCTCGTCAAAAAAATGCAGCGCGAACCTCATAATGGTATCAGCGCCAAGGTTGTTGAAGCCATGACAACCAACGAGACTTCCTTTTTCCGCGATATCCATCCTTTCGAAACTCTGAAAGGATTCGTCTTTCCCGACTTGATCGAAAAACGGGGAACCACCAGGGAATTAAACATCTGGTGCGGCGCCAGTTCCAGCGGACAGGAGCCATACACCCTCGCCATGCTGATGAGGGAGAATTTTCCTGAACTCCTATCCTGGAAAATCAATTACTACGCCAGCGATATTTCCAATGAAATGCTGGACCGTTGTCGAAACGGAATTTACAGTCAACTGGAAGTGAACCGGGGATTGCCCGCAGCGATGATGGTCAAATACTTCGAACGGCATGGCACGGAGTGGCAAATAAAGGAAGATATTCGCAAAATGATCGACTTTCGAATCACCAATCTTTCCGAGCAATGGCCGCTGATGCCCAAATTGGACCTGGTCATGATGCGAAACGTCTTAATTTATTTCGATATCGAGATGAAAAAGCAAATCCTGGGGAAAATAAAGGCCTTATTAAAACCGGACGGCTACCTGTTTCTTGGAGCCGCCGAAACGACCTTGAATTTGGACGATTCCTTCGAGCGAATGAATTATAAACAATCCGGGTGTTATCGGATACGACAAGGATAAAAAAACATGCAATTTATCGAGAAAGAAATCTGCGAATATACCGAGAGTATTTGGCAGTCCATCCTTTCATTGGAAGCCAGGCCCACTGAAAACGGGCAGGAGATTTCCAAAAACAATTACGCATTGGCCGGTTGTATTCATATCACCGGCGCCTGGGAAGGTACCGTGACCATCGACTACCCCATGAGTCTGGCAAAGCAGGTGGCATCCATCATGTTCAACCTCAACAATCAGGAAGTGGATAAGGAGCTGATTCAGGATGCCCTGGGGGAATTGACCAATATGACGGGTGGGAATATCAAGTCCCTATTGCCGGAACCTTGCTACCTTTCGCTTCCGGCGGTGGCTGTTACCGACAGCGCCATGCGAATTCCAGGGAGTGAGCTGGTGACCAAAGTGACATTTAAATGTAAAGACGATAATTTTCAAGTGTCGCTTCTAAAGAAAGTGGAAGAGGACCAAAGAAAATAGATGCGCCCTTATATTGAAGAACCCATTTATTATTAAGCGAACCGGTTCGCACAACTTTCCAAGAGGACATCATGCAATTTTTTGAAGCCGAAATAAAAGAATATTCCGAATTTGCCTGGTCCACTTTTGATTTAAAAACTTCACCATCTTCGCAAGCGAATCACGAAAACCTGGAAGACTCAGTAACAGCCAACGTTCAGATCAGCGGAAACTGGCAGGGCGTGGTAACTTTAAAAATTGAAATGGACCTCGCTCATCAACTGGCGGAAAAAATGTTCTCACTTGAAAAAGGAAAAGCGACTCCAGACGAAATAAACGACGCGGTCGCAGAAATGATTAATATGATTGGCGGCAACCTTAAATCTCTCCTGCCCCAGCCGTGTCAACTTTCCCTGCCCATCATCGACTTGAAAGGAGCTCTTTTCGAATTTCCTTTCACGGAACAGCTTTCAGAAGTCGTTTTTGAATGTCAGGGAAAGAAATTCATGGTTTCAATACACCAGGTGAAAGAGCATAAACTCCCCAATCAGCCCACCGCGACGTAATCGTCTCCGTCTTCCTGACCTAAAATCGATTTTAATTTTTGAAGGTGTAACCAGAATCAGGCTTGCTGTCCAACCTGCCTTGAGGATGATCCAATCTTATCGGCCCCCTGGCGAGATGGGGAAATTTACGCGTGGATTTGTGGATTAAACAAATAGAGGAAACCGCTCATATTTTCTTATACAACCAGCCCAAGCGCTGGAATACGCCAAATTATTCCCGCGCTTTCAGGCCCAGATGACTGTGGATCTCTTCTTCTACAATGTCATGTGCGGAATGAGAATTGTGCATGATAAGGTTCTGCAGGTATTCATAGCCGTCCAGATCAATTTCAGTGAACTCAATCGCCATTCCAGAGTCCGTAGACCGCTTGACCAGCCCCTTGACATCGATGTTGCACCCCAAATCGCCATTTCCCAGAAGAATGGAAATGGAGCATTTCGTATCCACAGGCAGGGTTTGATCCGCCAGCAGAGCAATGCCTTTCATACTTAAATTAATAGTTTTATTGGCTTTAAAGAAAATCTCACCGGCTTTTACTTCAACCGTCACATTGATAGGAATCCGGGTGAATTCCCTTAAATTTTGATCGACATTTTTGTCCATGGGGTGTCCCTTTATTTGAAATTGGTCATTTATAGTATAAGGGATATTGGGACCAAAAAAAACCCCCAATCGCCATTTTTTTTCCAATAAATCATTGATTTTATTCCTGTTTTTTAACCGACGCCGTTCCCCCGCCGCCCTCCCGGGAAGTTTTTCCCTTTAATATTCGCCCCTGCCTTGACAAAAAGCCGCCCCGGTCTTATCCACTAATGAAGCTCAAACGCATAACTAAATAATCCGTTGAATCATAACAACTTAATATATTGAAAGGACTTGGACTCATGGGAAAAATTGTAGGCATTGACTTAGGGACGACCAATTCCGTGGTCGCGGTAATGGAAGGCAACGAACCGAAGGTCATCCTGAATGAAGAAGGAAGCCGGACCACCCCTTCCGTGGTTGGTTTCACCAAAGATGGCGAAATTCATGTGGGCCAGGTTGCCAAGCGCCAAGCCATTGCCAACCCGACCAACACCGTATTTTCAGTGAAGCGATTCATGGGCCGGTCTTTCGACGAAGTTTCTGAAGAGATGAAAATGGTCCCGTACAAAGTTGCCAAAGGGACCAAAAACGATGTTCTCATTGATGTCGGAGACAAAAAATACACACCACCCGAAATCTCCGCCATGATCCTGCAGAAACTCAAAAAATCCGCGGAAGCTTATCTCGGAGAACCGGTAACGGAAGCCGTCATCACGGTTCCGGCTTACTTTAACGATGCACAAAGGCAAGCCACCAAAGACGCCGGGAAGATAGCGGGCCTGGAAGTCAAACGGATCATCAACGAGCCGACCGCATCTGCCCTGGCTTATGGTCTGGACAAGGAAAAAGATCATATGATCGCCGTTTACGATTTCGGCGGCGGCACCTTCGATATTTCTATTCTCGAAGTGGGCGACAATGTGGTGGAAGTGAAAGCCACCAATGGCGACACCCACCTGGGCGGTGACAACCTCGACCAAAGGGTCATCGACTGGCTGGTGGTGGAGTTCAAAAAAGATCAGGGTGTGGACTTGTCCAAGGACAATATGGCGTTACAGCGTCTCAAAGAAGCCGCGGAAAAAGCCAAAATGGAATTGTCCACGACCAACGAAACCGACATCAATCTGCCTTTTATCACAGCCGATGCAACCGGTCCCAAGCATCTGAATATTAAACTGACCCGGGCAAAATTCGAATCCATGATCGATGATCTGGTGGAACGCTCGCACGATCCCTGTAATAAGGCTTTGAAGGACGCCGGTCTGGATGCCAGCAAGATCCATGAAGCGGTTCTGGTTGGCGGATCCACCCGGGTTCCCAAAGTTCAACAGTTGGTGAAGGACTTGTTTGGCAAAGAACCTCATCGCGGAGTCAACCCGGATGAAGTGGTTGCCTTGGGCGCGGCCGTTCAGGCGGGCGTTCTTTCCGGAGACGTCAAAGACATTCTCCTGCTCGACGTAACGCCTCTGTCATTGGGAATTGAAACCCTTGGCGGCGTGACCACCAAGCTGATCGAACGCAACACGACGATTCCGACCCGTAAGAGCGAAGTGTTTTCCACCGCCTCGGACAACCAGCCCAGCGTGGAAATCAACGTTCTTCAAGGGGAACGCGAAATGTCCAAGGACAACCGCTCCCTCGGAAAGTTCCATCTCGATGGAATTCCTCCGGCACCCCGCGGCATGCCGCAGGTTGAAGTTACTTTCGATATCGATGCCAACGGCATCATCAATGTAACCGCCAAGGACAAGGGAACCAACAAGGAACAAAAAATCACCATCACCGATTCCACGGGTCTTTCGGACGCGGATATCGAAAAAATGGTCAAAGACGCCGAAGCCAATGCCGAAGCGGATAAGGGCCGGCGTGAGAAAATTGACGTCAAAAACCAGCTCGACTCCATCATCTACTCGACAGAGAAAACCATTAAGGACAATAAAGAGAAGTTGAAGGAGGAAGACGTTAAATCCGCTGAAGAAGTGATTGAAGAAGCCAAAAAGCATCTGGAGGACGAAGTTGAGCCGATGAAAGAGCAGATTGAAAAGCTCAATCAAATCGCGCACACCCTCGCCCAGACCATATACTCCCAGGCGCAGCAGGGAACACCCGGTGAAGGCGGAGATCCTTCAGGCGGCCCCGAAGGCGCCGGCGGTCCAGAAGCAGAGAGCAAAGATAAGGCCGATGAAGATGTCGTCGATGCGGAGTTCGAAGATATCGGTAAAAAATAACATCTTCAGCAAAACAAAAAGCTTAAAGCGGGGTTTTCTCTGCAGTCCTTTTTGGGTCAAGGAAATGGACTGTGGCGGAAACCCCCTCTTTGCATTTCGGAGCCTTTAAGGAACTTCAATTTTCTTAAACATCCGGTACTTTTGTAAAACAATACATATAAGAGTTCACCATGGAAGACGACCGTAATTCGAACGAAAACGAACAAACAGGCGAAAAACCCAAAATACATGTGGTCGACCGCCGCCATTGGGTAAATGAGGATGAAGGAGTAGAACCAATGGAAACCACAGATGTAGAAGAACGTTATCCCAGTTTTGTCGAAAAATTGAAAAAAGAGGCGGAAGAAAAAGACCAACGGCTGAAAGAGTATATCGCCGCTTACAAGGAAAAAAATTCGCAGACCGATGAGTTGCGAGTCCGGCTTCAGCGTGACAATGAAATCCGGCTCGACCAGTTCAAGGCCAACCTGTTCGCGAGGCTGGTGCCCATTCTCGATAACTTAAAACGCGCCGAAGACGCGGCAAAAACCAGCAACGATTTCGAGAGTTTAAAACAGGGAATCAATCTGGTCATCAACCAATTTATCAGGGAACTGAAAGACAACGACGTTCAGGTCATTGAGACCAAAGGGATGAAACTCGACCCCAAAGTCCACGAAGCCTTCATGGTTACGGAAACCGATGACCCAGAGCAAGACAATCTGATCGTTGAGGAACTGGAACAAGGTTACATGCTTAAGGACAGGATCATTAAAGCCGCTAAAGTAAAAGTTGCAAAATTTAAAAATTCATGATTATCATGTAGCGTTTGTTCCTTAAAAAGGGGCGTTCCGTCTCTTTTTCAATCTGACCGTATTCTGAGTATCAAAGAGGTCCTCCGGCAGGGAATCTATGAGAATTTCCAGACCGGATTCATACCTCACTAAATCCATTAAAGGACTCCATGACAAAGCGCGACTACTACGAAATATTGGGTATCAATAAAAACGCGTCTGAATCTGAACTTAAAAAAGCTTACCGCCAATTGGCGCTCAAATACCATCCCGACAAAAATCCAGATGATTCAGCGGCTGAAGAAAAGTTCAAGGAAGCCGCGGAAGCTTATGAGGTGTTGAAGGACCCGGAGAAAAGACAGGTCTATGATCAGTTTGGCCACGATGGCCTCAAGAGAACTGGCTTTTCCGGACCACAAGGGTTTGAAGATATTTTCTCCTCTTTTGGGGATATATTCGGCGATTTTTTCGGCGGCGGCGGACGCGCAACCACGGGACCGGATCTTAGGTTGGACCTTTCCGTCACCTTTATCGAAGCAGCTTTTGGGGTCAAAAAAGATGTAGAGGTTTCCAAGCACAGTCCCTGCAATACCTGTAGAGGTTCAGGCGCTAAACCGGGACACCCGCCCAATCAATGTTCGACCTGCCGGGGAACCGGCCAGGTGGTCCGCTCCCAGGGGTTTTTCAGCGTGAGCAGTCCCTGCCCTGCCTGTCATGGCGCCGGTCAGATCATCACCCACCCCTGTGGAGATTGCCGGGGAGAAGGACGGGTTTTGGACAAGAAGACCGTTTCCATAAGCATTCCGGCAGGCGTGGATGACGGATCCAGGCTCCGCTTGCGGGGAGAGGGGGAAACGGGCCCGGGCGGATTGCCTCCGGGAGATCTTTACGTATTCATTCACATGGAAGCCCATGATTTTTTCCATCGGGAAGGCTACGACATCCACTGCCGTCTGCCGTTATCTTTTTCCCAGGCGGCCCTGGGAGCAGAGATTGAAATTCCCATGCTGGACAACGGCAAAACCAACGTCATTTCCGTTCCCGCGGGAATACAATCGGGAGAGACAAAAAGAATTTCAGGAGCGGGGATTCCCCAGCTCAAAGGCCATGGACGAGGCAATCAGATTGTTCACTTCGTTGTGGAGACCCCAAAGAATTTAAGCAAACAGCAAAAAGAACTGCTAAAGGAGCTCGCCGAACTGGATGGAAAACCCGTCAAGGACACCCTCAAAGGGTTTTTTGAAAAATTAATGCCATAATAATCGTCCGCGCCGCAATTAAAACCCACAAAAAAAGCCGACCTGATTGCTCAGGCCGGCTTTAATTTTATAAGCCTCAATCAACCACAGTTCACATTGATGTCAATGGTTCCCGTGTTGGTGATTTTAACTTCGCCGCTGATATCGCCGATAGAATCGCCGCGGCTGAAATTGCTTTGCTTTTTCAAAACTATAGTTTTTTGTCCCTTGGAAAACTTGTCAGGCATTCCCACGCCTCTTTCGCCTGCCATTCCATGATCATCCGTTGGTCCCAGAGTGATCGGAACCGTGGTGTAATTGGAAGATTTCCAAATCACCGCATTGGCATTGCCTCTATCTTCAGGATGATTTCCGGAAGCTTCCAGAGTGATAGAATTGGCGTTTTTACAGCTGGTGGATTGACCCGGTTGAAGTGCCCCAGCAAAAGAAGATGCCGCAAAACAAAGAACAGAAATAGCAACAATAAAAACGAATATGAATTTTTTCATAACATGCCCTCCCTTCACCTAGTTAAAAATCAGCCTCTACAAAATTCGATCTCATGATGGTGTTAGAATAAGCCACCTCCTCCCAGTTTTTAACACCTCAGATTTTCAATTTTTTAAAGAACCAAACCCAAAAATGGGATAATTTTAACTTTGTCTGGTGGTGCGAAACTCATATTCAAGAAATGAATGCGTATGACCTCAAGCACCGCAAACTTTATCCAGCCTTAAAGACGATTAAATTATACTTCGGAATCCAATCATGTCAATCTATTTTCCTACTTAGCCTAGGTAATTTCCTACGCAACGATTGATTTGAAAAGGATTAGAAACCTTTGTCGCTCAGAAGAAACCAAGCAACGGCTATCCAAAAAATTTACTCACAACTTTTTTGAGATGCCTTATAATCAATTAAGGCATTGAAATTAAAGGCTATTATTTATTTTCTGAAAAATAGTATTCCATTCATACAAATCTCCATTGGCAAAAACAAAAACCCCGCAATCTTAAAGCGAGTAGGAAACAACCCATGAGGCCAAACTCTCCCGCCACCTGGCGGCAACAGGCCACCGCTTTCATTTTCGGTGGAAACCCGAAAAGACGGTTCATCTCAT
This region includes:
- the dnaK gene encoding chaperone protein DnaK, translated to MGKIVGIDLGTTNSVVAVMEGNEPKVILNEEGSRTTPSVVGFTKDGEIHVGQVAKRQAIANPTNTVFSVKRFMGRSFDEVSEEMKMVPYKVAKGTKNDVLIDVGDKKYTPPEISAMILQKLKKSAEAYLGEPVTEAVITVPAYFNDAQRQATKDAGKIAGLEVKRIINEPTASALAYGLDKEKDHMIAVYDFGGGTFDISILEVGDNVVEVKATNGDTHLGGDNLDQRVIDWLVVEFKKDQGVDLSKDNMALQRLKEAAEKAKMELSTTNETDINLPFITADATGPKHLNIKLTRAKFESMIDDLVERSHDPCNKALKDAGLDASKIHEAVLVGGSTRVPKVQQLVKDLFGKEPHRGVNPDEVVALGAAVQAGVLSGDVKDILLLDVTPLSLGIETLGGVTTKLIERNTTIPTRKSEVFSTASDNQPSVEINVLQGEREMSKDNRSLGKFHLDGIPPAPRGMPQVEVTFDIDANGIINVTAKDKGTNKEQKITITDSTGLSDADIEKMVKDAEANAEADKGRREKIDVKNQLDSIIYSTEKTIKDNKEKLKEEDVKSAEEVIEEAKKHLEDEVEPMKEQIEKLNQIAHTLAQTIYSQAQQGTPGEGGDPSGGPEGAGGPEAESKDKADEDVVDAEFEDIGKK
- the grpE gene encoding protein GrpE, with the translated sequence MEDDRNSNENEQTGEKPKIHVVDRRHWVNEDEGVEPMETTDVEERYPSFVEKLKKEAEEKDQRLKEYIAAYKEKNSQTDELRVRLQRDNEIRLDQFKANLFARLVPILDNLKRAEDAAKTSNDFESLKQGINLVINQFIRELKDNDVQVIETKGMKLDPKVHEAFMVTETDDPEQDNLIVEELEQGYMLKDRIIKAAKVKVAKFKNS
- the dnaJ_2 gene encoding chaperone protein DnaJ, giving the protein MTKRDYYEILGINKNASESELKKAYRQLALKYHPDKNPDDSAAEEKFKEAAEAYEVLKDPEKRQVYDQFGHDGLKRTGFSGPQGFEDIFSSFGDIFGDFFGGGGRATTGPDLRLDLSVTFIEAAFGVKKDVEVSKHSPCNTCRGSGAKPGHPPNQCSTCRGTGQVVRSQGFFSVSSPCPACHGAGQIITHPCGDCRGEGRVLDKKTVSISIPAGVDDGSRLRLRGEGETGPGGLPPGDLYVFIHMEAHDFFHREGYDIHCRLPLSFSQAALGAEIEIPMLDNGKTNVISVPAGIQSGETKRISGAGIPQLKGHGRGNQIVHFVVETPKNLSKQQKELLKELAELDGKPVKDTLKGFFEKLMP
- the cheR1 gene encoding chemotaxis protein methyltransferase gives rise to the protein MGISTNDFQYISKMVQELSAIVLEPGKEYLVESRLQPLAQKEGLATIEDLVKKMQREPHNGISAKVVEAMTTNETSFFRDIHPFETLKGFVFPDLIEKRGTTRELNIWCGASSSGQEPYTLAMLMRENFPELLSWKINYYASDISNEMLDRCRNGIYSQLEVNRGLPAAMMVKYFERHGTEWQIKEDIRKMIDFRITNLSEQWPLMPKLDLVMMRNVLIYFDIEMKKQILGKIKALLKPDGYLFLGAAETTLNLDDSFERMNYKQSGCYRIRQG